GAAGCCCTCGCCGATCCACGACGCCTGATTGTTGGTGGCGACCGTACGGCCGTCGATGCTGCCCGAGGAGTAGACGAAGCCGATGTTCGGGGTCGGGCCGCCAGGGGTGGGCGGCAGCCGGAGCGGATAGGACCAGGAGAAGGCGCCGCTCTGGTTGCTGACGCTCCAGGTAGCCGACGGCGACAGCGAGGTGGCCTCGTACGTGCCCGCCGCGCCGGACGGGGCGGCCTCGGCGGCCAGCGTGGTCGCGCCCGCGCCGAGGGCGACGTCGGCGGCCAGCCGGCCGGTCTTGACGTCGTTGTTCGTCGGCAGAGGAGTGCGGGTCTGGCACTCGGGCAGGTCGGGCGTGGTCGCCGCGCACGCCGGCAACTGGGCCAGGCGCAGGCGGGAGGCCCAGTCGCCGCCGATGGCGTACCGGAAGGCCGAGTAGTCCACCTCGACGGACAAGCGAGCCGGGGCGTTCTGCGCGGTGAGCTGGATGCCGAGGCCCTTGATCTGCGATCTGTCGGCGGTGCGTGCGTCGAGCGTGCGCACCTGGACGGTGGTGGCCCCCTCCGCGCCCTTCGATCGGGTGGCGGGCGCGGCCCGGCCCAGCCAGACCGGCAGGCTTCCGGCCCGTGACCTGGCCCTGCCGCCGCTCGGCGCGGCCGTTCCCGCTGCGGCGGTACTCTCCGCGCCCTGCGACGGCGCGTCACCGGACGCCGGGACGGTCACGGTCGCGGTGCCCGGTTGCGGCCAGGACACGGCGGGCGCGCCCTTGAGGTCGTATCCGGCGCCCGGGTCCGTCAAGAGCCCGCGTGCCTTGGCGGTGCGGCCGGGCACCGGATGCTGCTCCTGGGCCTGCTGCCAGCCGGGGTCGTCGGTCGCCTGGGCGGCGATCGAGCTGACCAGCGTGGCCGGCACCACGACGGCCAGGACTGCGGCGACCTGGATCAAGCCTCGCCTTGAACCGAGCACGGCTTTCCTCCCGAGGGGGCGTCGGTGAGCGTGTGGAGCGTGGCGTCTAGCCGTCGATGGGGAGGTTCATCGCGATGTTGATGACCTGCCGGTCGGTCAGGGTGCCGGTGTAGGCGCGGACGTCGTCGATGTCGCCGCTGAAGTAGTCCACGGCGGCGCTCTTGTACGTGGCGCGGCCGATCTGCAGCGCGCCCGCCGCCCATCCGCCGGTGACGGGACGCTGGTCGTTGAGCTGGCCGTTGACGTAGAGGCGGATCTGCTTGGCCTGCTCGTCGTACACGCCGGCCAGGTGGGTCCAGGTGTTGAGCGCCGAGCAGTCGATGGGCTCGGCCGAGGTGGCGTGCGTCAGGGTGCCGACGGCGGCGTCAGGGGTTGTCGAGAACGACCAGTGCGGCACCGCGACGCCGTTCTCGGCGATGAGCCGGTAGCCGAGGTAGAAGGAGCTGTAGGCGGCTCCGTCCTGGGCCAGGACGGTCATCGCGTGGCTCGGCAGTACGCAGGTGTCGTCGCCTGACAGGCGCACCCACGCGGTCACGGCGTAGCTGTGGTCGGTGCGGAGCGGCGCCGACGGGGTGGCCGCGTAGCCGGTGGTGCCGTTCAAGCTGAGCGCGCCGCCGCCGTCGAAGCCGTCGCCGGTCCAGGCGGCGCCGCCGCCCAGGGCCGCGGGCCAGCGGCTGTCGGTGGAGTTGACCGCCGTGGTACCCGTGGTCTCCTCGAACTTCCACCAGCCGCGCTGGATGGGCGGCTGCTTGGCCATCGCGGCGATCTCGTTCCCCAGCGCGGGGTCGTTGACCGTGCGCGGGTCGTCCGACAACTCCCGCTTCCAGATCTTCACCTCATCGATGTCACCGGCGAAGTTCTCGATGTAGCCGCCGTGCGACTGCACCCGCCCGAGCTGCAACGGGCCCGTCGCGTCCCACGGCTTGTACGGGAAGGCGCCCGTCGTCGTCTGCAGGATGCCGTTGACGTACAGCCGCAACTGCCGTTCCGGCGCGTCCCACACCCCGGTCAGATGTGTCCAGATCCCGGTCGTCGGCTCGTCGTCGCTGATCGCCCGGACGATGGTCATGTCGTCGACGTCGGCGTTGAACTTGCTGAAGATCCACCGCTTGTAGCCGGAGGAGTAGTAGAGCTGGAAGCCCGTGCCTCGGACGGCGTTCTGGCTGACCACGGTGGAGTTCTTGGTCTTGTCGTTCAGCAGCACCCAGGCCGACACGCTCATGCTCCGGTCGGTGTGCACCACCGGGCCGGACGTGCTGCCGTAGCCGGTGCTGCCGTCCAGGCGCAGGCCGCCGGCGACACGCGCGCCGGTCCAGGTGGTGCCGCCGGCGAGCGTCAGGGGGTGGGTCGTCGCCGCGGAGTCGGCCGCCGTGGTGCCCGTGGTCTCGTCCAGCCGCCAGTGTCCCTCCGGGTCGAACCCGGTGTTGACGTAGAAGCTGTAGACGGCGGGGGTCTTGCCGACGTTGCCTGCCCGGTCCACCGGGTAGACGTACAGGGCGTTGAGCCAGTCATGGCGGGGCGCGACCCGCACGTTCACGGTGGTCTGCCCGGCGGGGATCTTCACCTGGGTGGCGGCGGTGGCCAGCGCCGGGTCGTCGAGCGCCCATCGGAAGGCCGTCACGTCGCTCTCGCCGTCGCCGGGGGCCAGCGTGAATCCGCCCGCCCAGCCCACGCTGCCCTGCCAGGCGTCCGGAGTGTCGGCCGGGTAGTCGAGGGAGCTCACCTTGGGCACGGTGGCCGGGTCGATCGTGTCCACCGTGAACTCACACCACTTGCTCCACGCGCTGGAGTCGGTGCCGTCGTAGGCCTTGACCTTGTAGCCGTAGGTGTGGCCGGTGGTGAGCCCGGCCAGCTTGATCGAGTGGTCGGTGGCCGAGGTGGTGTACTTGTAGGCGGTCCTGCCGTCGCCCGGCAGGGTCGAGGTGATGTCGTCCCACACGCCGGTGGTGGTGTTGTAGTGGTGCAGGACGAACTCGGCCCGTACGCCGTCGTTGGCCTTGTCCGGGTCGTAGATGCGGGCCTTGAGCTGGAGCGGATTCGCGGCATCACCGGCGTTGACGGCCGGGCGGGCCGCTCCGGTGACGCAGGGCGTGGCTGGGTAGGTGCCGATGCCCGACGGGGCCGCCGGCGGGGTGTTGTAGTCGATGACGAGCTTCGGCGCGGTGCCGAAGCCCTTCCACCCCCACACGCCGCTGCTGGTGTCGTTGGAGTCCCTCAGGCCGAACGTCGTGTTCGACCAGCCGCTCTTGGCGGCCTTGACGATCGCGCCGGTGACGTTGAACTCGATGCCCTTGTCCGGGCAGGAGGAGCTGTAACCGGCGTCGGAGGCCACGCTGTCCAGATGGTCGCTCCATGACGGCTGGCGGTTCCAGGTCGTCGAGGTGGAGATGCCGCCGGTGAGCCAGAGCTGCACGGCCTGCGGGTCAGAGGTGCACCCCCAGGACTTGACCTGCGTGATACGGAACGTCGCCTTGAGGATGTGCTTGCCGTTGACGTTGTTGGAGTCCATCCGGAAGAACGACCGCTTGAGACCGCTGCCGTAGTTGCCGGCTTCCGGCATGTGGCTGGAGTTCCAGTACTCCTGGGCGGGATAGGACTTGTCCACGTATGTCCAGGCGAGCTTCGAGCCCGACCACTGGGGGTCGATGTAGACCGGGTACGTCGTGCCGGGGGAGGCCAGCAGGCTCTTGTCCGGCGTGATCGCGAGACGGTCCCCTGCCAGGTCCACGCCCATGACCGCCTGCCTGGCCGGCTCGGCCTTCAGCGAGGCGGAAGCGGCCGTCGCGCCTGAGGAGTCCCACATGCGTGGCGCGGGCGCGTGGAACACCTCGGTCCCCGACTCGGTGACCGCACTCAGGCCGCCGGTCGCCGTCTTGCGCACGTTCAGCCCGTTCGCGCGCAGGCCGAAGGCGACCTCGTTCAGCGCGGGGTTGGCGGCGGCCTGCCTGGACTTGACCACGAGCACCTCGGAAAAGCCGAGCACCGACGCGGTCACCTTCAGGTCCACGCCCGGCAGCACCTCGGCATACGTCGCGGTGTCCCCCTCAAGGGACGGCTTGGGCAGGCTTCCTGGCCAGGTCATCGCGACCGAACGCCCGTCCTCTCCGATGGCGGCCAGCGGGGCCGCCCCGCCGCCGGAGAACGTCAACTCCAGCGGCGTCGCCACCGTCCGCACACTCCCGTCCGCGGCGAAGAGCAGACTCGGGTCGACGTCGGCCCAGCCCGCCCCGCGCCGTATCCGTTCGGGCAACGCCGAGGTCTGCGAGGTGAACGTGCCGTCGGGGTTGGCGAACACCTGGCGGTTCTCCGTACGCAGCGACCAGACCTCGACTTGCTGCTTCGTGTCGCGCGCGCGGTCGAGGGCTTGCCGTTCCGTCGGCGCGGGGGCGTCCCCCCGTCTCCGCGCGTACGGGCGTCGTCGTCACGGTTACGGCGGCCAGGCAACCGGCCGTCAGCGACAGGACGACGGCAAGGAGACCACGACGGGTACGGCGGCGCATGAAGCCTCCAGAGAATCGGCGTGACGGATTTCCACGGAGTACTCATCGGTGCCCGCCGCAGGGAAGGTGCCGGCGATCCGAAACGCGACCATTCTGAAACAGGCCGATCGAACCGGCGTCAACCTGTCGGATGAAGATCGCTGCAACCTCTGCCGTAGGGTGCCGGCCCGGCGGGTAAACCAGCGCGGTAGGCGGGCCGCCGGTCTACCGCACAGGTCGTCGTTCTGATCAATCGGGTGGTGAATGAGAGGTGGAGGGGTTGGCGGCTAGCATGCGCTGATGCACGCAAAGGTGCTGTCGTCCGTGCGACGGCTCGCCGTGAGGAATCCCTTCATCGTCGACCTGCTGTTCAGCCTGCTGGTCACCGGCGCCACGCTGGCCTTCGCCGCCGCGCTCAGGACGGGGCCAGGCGACTGGGAGTACGCGCGGCGTGCGATGGACGCCGTGGGCATTGGGCTGACGCTGGTGGGCAACCTCGCCCTGGCGTGGCGGCGGAAGGCGCCGCTCACCGTGCTGGCGATCTCCTGCACCGCGACGGCCGTCTTCCACGCGGCCGGCTACAACGCCAGGCTCAACGACATAGCGCCGCTGCTGGCCCTCTACACCGTGGCCAGCCGCCGGCTCCCGGCCATGTCGCTCCCGTGCGCGCTGGTGGTAGCAGGCCTGTGGTGGCACGCCGCCACCCTCGGCCCGGACGACTTCATCTGGCCGAACATCGCGCAGACGAGCGTCATGGTGGCGGTCGCGTGGTCGTTCGGCACCAGCACCCGGATGCTGGTCGAGCGCAACCGGCGACTGGCCGAGCTCAGCGCCCGGCTGCGCCGGGAGCAGGAGGACCGTGCCCGGCGGGCCGTCACCGAGGAACGGGTGCGCATCGCCCGCGAGCTGCACGACGTGGTCGCCCACCACATGTCGGTCATCGTGATCCAGGCCGGGCTGGCCCGCTACGTCTTCGGCTCCGACCCTGCCACCGCCCGCGGCGCGCTGGCCACCATCGCCGACACCGGCAGCGAGGTCATGGGCGAGATGAGACGGCTGCTGGCGGTCTTACGCGTGGACGCCGACGACGACCCCGACGCCGACAACTACGCCCCCGCGCCCGGCCTGCAACGGCTCGAAGCGCTGGCCGAACGGGTACGCGCCGCCGGGGTGCCGGTGGAGGTGTCGATCACCGGCTCGGTGCGCCCGCTGCCACCCGGCATCGAGGTGTGTGCCTACCGGGTTGTGCAGGAATCCCTTACCAACGTGCTGAAACACGCGGCCCCGGCCACGGCGCGCATCTGCGTGCACTACGGAGCCGAACTGGAACTGCGCATCGACGACGACGGAGCCGGAGCACCCGTCACCCCCGGAGGTGACGGCCACGGCTTGATCGGCATGCGCGAACGCGTCAAGCTCTACAAGGGAACGATCAAGGCCGGGCCCCAACCCTCGGGCGGGTTCGAGGTCGTGGTCACCCTGCCTCTGTCGTCCCCGGGCCACGACGATCGGCCCGCCGAGTCGCACGGTGGGCCGAAAACATGATCAACGTACTCGTCGTCGATGACCAGATCCTCATCCGCGCCGGGCTGGCCGCGCTGATCCGGGCCGCGCCCGGCCTCGACGTCGTCGGGGAGGCGGCGACCGGTGAGGAGGCCGTGGCCCTCGCGGCGGCCACCCGGCCCGAGGTGGTCCTCATGGACATCAGGATGCCCGGCATGAACGGCGTCACGGCCACCGAGCACATCCTGACGCCCGGCCCCGCCCAGCCGCCGCGGGTGCTCATCCTGACCACGTTCGACCTCGACGAATACGTCTACCACGCGCTGCGAGCCGGCGCGTCGGGCTTCCTGCTCAAGGACACGCCGCCGGAGCGGCTCATCGCCGCCATCCACACCGTGGCCTGCGGCGACATGTTGTTCGCGCCGAGCGTCACCCGGCGACTGGTCGAGGCGTACACGCAGCACGCCCGCCCGAGCACCGCCACCCGACCCACTCCGGTGCTGGACCTCCTCACCTCGCGTGAGGCGGAGGTGCTCAAGCTGGTGGGGCATGCGCTGTCCAACACCGAGATCGCCGCCCGGCTGTGCGTCAGCGAGGCCACGGTCAAGACCCACCTCAACCGGGCCATGACAAAGCTGAACCTGAGCAGCCGCGCGCAGGCGGTGGCCATGGCGTACGAGTCCGGCCTGGTCACCCCGGGTCGGGAGAGCGCCACGCCCCATGACGTCTGAACTGCCGACTCTCCTCACGAAGCAGGACGACGGAGCCGCTGTCGGGCCGGATGCCCAGATGGCGACCTCCGGGCTGCCAACCATGAAGTCGACGTGGGTCTGCTTCACCCTCGGCGCGTCACCCGAGCAGAGGCGTTCGGGCATGCCGGCGCCCCAGGCGAGGTGGCAGGTGGCGTTCTCGTCCAGCAGCCTCGCCACGGAGACCGTGCCCGAGCGGCCCACGAGAGAGGAGCCGTCCACGAGGGCCAGCTCGCCGGCACCTGGCACGCCTCGGTCACGGGATCGTGCTCGGCGGCGGCACCGTACTGCTCGGCCTGCTCGCCCTCGCCATGGCACTCACCGACCGGGCCTGGCTGACCGCAGCGGCCTACCTCGCGTCCACGGCCGCCAACGGACTGCTGATCGGACGCTGGCAAACCCTCGTCGCGGACTCCGCCCCCGAGCCCGAACGACCCCGCTGGTTCGCCTTCCAAGGATCATCCTGGGGTGTCGCCCAACCTGTGGTCCCGGGC
The nucleotide sequence above comes from Nonomuraea helvata. Encoded proteins:
- a CDS encoding LamG-like jellyroll fold domain-containing protein is translated as MFANPDGTFTSQTSALPERIRRGAGWADVDPSLLFAADGSVRTVATPLELTFSGGGAAPLAAIGEDGRSVAMTWPGSLPKPSLEGDTATYAEVLPGVDLKVTASVLGFSEVLVVKSRQAAANPALNEVAFGLRANGLNVRKTATGGLSAVTESGTEVFHAPAPRMWDSSGATAASASLKAEPARQAVMGVDLAGDRLAITPDKSLLASPGTTYPVYIDPQWSGSKLAWTYVDKSYPAQEYWNSSHMPEAGNYGSGLKRSFFRMDSNNVNGKHILKATFRITQVKSWGCTSDPQAVQLWLTGGISTSTTWNRQPSWSDHLDSVASDAGYSSSCPDKGIEFNVTGAIVKAAKSGWSNTTFGLRDSNDTSSGVWGWKGFGTAPKLVIDYNTPPAAPSGIGTYPATPCVTGAARPAVNAGDAANPLQLKARIYDPDKANDGVRAEFVLHHYNTTTGVWDDITSTLPGDGRTAYKYTTSATDHSIKLAGLTTGHTYGYKVKAYDGTDSSAWSKWCEFTVDTIDPATVPKVSSLDYPADTPDAWQGSVGWAGGFTLAPGDGESDVTAFRWALDDPALATAATQVKIPAGQTTVNVRVAPRHDWLNALYVYPVDRAGNVGKTPAVYSFYVNTGFDPEGHWRLDETTGTTAADSAATTHPLTLAGGTTWTGARVAGGLRLDGSTGYGSTSGPVVHTDRSMSVSAWVLLNDKTKNSTVVSQNAVRGTGFQLYYSSGYKRWIFSKFNADVDDMTIVRAISDDEPTTGIWTHLTGVWDAPERQLRLYVNGILQTTTGAFPYKPWDATGPLQLGRVQSHGGYIENFAGDIDEVKIWKRELSDDPRTVNDPALGNEIAAMAKQPPIQRGWWKFEETTGTTAVNSTDSRWPAALGGGAAWTGDGFDGGGALSLNGTTGYAATPSAPLRTDHSYAVTAWVRLSGDDTCVLPSHAMTVLAQDGAAYSSFYLGYRLIAENGVAVPHWSFSTTPDAAVGTLTHATSAEPIDCSALNTWTHLAGVYDEQAKQIRLYVNGQLNDQRPVTGGWAAGALQIGRATYKSAAVDYFSGDIDDVRAYTGTLTDRQVINIAMNLPIDG
- a CDS encoding response regulator transcription factor codes for the protein MINVLVVDDQILIRAGLAALIRAAPGLDVVGEAATGEEAVALAAATRPEVVLMDIRMPGMNGVTATEHILTPGPAQPPRVLILTTFDLDEYVYHALRAGASGFLLKDTPPERLIAAIHTVACGDMLFAPSVTRRLVEAYTQHARPSTATRPTPVLDLLTSREAEVLKLVGHALSNTEIAARLCVSEATVKTHLNRAMTKLNLSSRAQAVAMAYESGLVTPGRESATPHDV
- a CDS encoding MFS transporter, whose product is MARLGHGIVLGGGTVLLGLLALAMALTDRAWLTAAAYLASTAANGLLIGRWQTLVADSAPEPERPRWFAFQGSSWGVAQPVVPGLAAAFGSLAGTPGAGAFWTAAVAFLVVPLFLSYS
- a CDS encoding sensor histidine kinase; this translates as MHAKVLSSVRRLAVRNPFIVDLLFSLLVTGATLAFAAALRTGPGDWEYARRAMDAVGIGLTLVGNLALAWRRKAPLTVLAISCTATAVFHAAGYNARLNDIAPLLALYTVASRRLPAMSLPCALVVAGLWWHAATLGPDDFIWPNIAQTSVMVAVAWSFGTSTRMLVERNRRLAELSARLRREQEDRARRAVTEERVRIARELHDVVAHHMSVIVIQAGLARYVFGSDPATARGALATIADTGSEVMGEMRRLLAVLRVDADDDPDADNYAPAPGLQRLEALAERVRAAGVPVEVSITGSVRPLPPGIEVCAYRVVQESLTNVLKHAAPATARICVHYGAELELRIDDDGAGAPVTPGGDGHGLIGMRERVKLYKGTIKAGPQPSGGFEVVVTLPLSSPGHDDRPAESHGGPKT